The Setaria viridis chromosome 9, Setaria_viridis_v4.0, whole genome shotgun sequence sequence AGAGCATTAGCATGACATCTACCACCTCAAAGAAATGAATTGTGAAAATAATGTTTCGTAACGGTTCTAATGATGCTTGTTTTGTAtcgtaaatattttttttatataaatccGATCAAAAGTTAGAATAGTTTGACTTGTGacaaagtatagaacaagcTAATCTGTGGCAGCTGTCTTTCATGGATATTACGTTGGTGCTACGTATTCAACGTATCCAATTTCCAAGAGTTTGAGCATGCGTTCACGCAAATCCCACGATGGCGCAAGTTCAACTTAGGTTGACGAATTCCTTCTCTGtttgtggaggtggaggcaaTCGGCCGGCTTGACCTGCAGACAAGTCAAGCCCTGATGCAGCAAAATCTATAGAAAGGAACGATATCAAGTTTAAACCACCGGCTTGACGATCATCCATGTATGCGTGCATTCAATTGACGCGGAAATGGTCAGTTGATTCGGACGTGCCATGCCCATGCCAGCCGATCGAACGTAGCCGACCAGACCGTTCAAGGCTGTCGCCTGGCGGGCCGCGGCAATTGGATGCAGTGGGCAGCAGACATGTTGCTTGTCTAGTGATCGCGCATTGCCTTGCGTTTGATGGTGAAGGTCCAATACACTTGGTGGGCATCATAGACCAGCCCAATAAGCAAGTCAACCTCAAGTACTCAAAAAAGATTTTTTTCAAGTTCATAAAACATCAGGATACGAAATTGACCAAACATAAAAGCCAGAGAAGCGGGAAAAACCGCAGAGGTGAAATAGTTGCATGTCAAGGACTGTACACTACTCTTGTAGACATTTATACGGTATATTGGTTCAAAAAAAGTTAAGAACATGGTTTGAAAGTACTCCCTTTGAATTTTTTTCACATGTAacgtttgtcctaagtcaaacttattTAACTTTGatgaaatttatagaaaaatataaaaaacatCCATACTACCAAACATATGCACGATGAAAATATATTCCATGATAAatttaatgaaaaaaaattaatgttatagattgtcggtgttttatacccggcaacctaccgaggggtatcccgaggtagtagattggttagtgggggatcgtcggacctggaacttgatagtaaaagcgaggacacaagacacaaatttatacaggttcgaaccggcagagtagcgtaataccctacgtcctgttttgaagtgttgtatattgcgccctgcgcttgggtgttgtttggtgttgaggatttggtcctctgttgtggttctataagGTCTTAGCCTACCGATCTAGTAACCTCTGCCCTCCTTATATACTCTAgagggcgggattactagtcaatTACAAGAAGGAGTCCTAGCAGGATTAGTGGTATAAATTCTAGTAGAATTACAgagaaatcctagtaggagtccgttttcttccttccttgcgggtactagggatctatccccgataagTCCTCAAGCGAttcatagtcgaatgtagcAATCTTCGAGTACTCTTTAGATCCTCACCAGGTGTAAGACATAATTGTATTTATGTCTGGTATTTGACCTTCTCTGTTGTGTTTTAGAGCTCAGATGATCCGAAATGTAGTCTTGGCATGACCCAAGCAAAGAACTTCATTCGGAAAGATTCAAGATATTATAATTTCGAGAAACGATATCTATATGATTGATCAGATATGATCGGCCGTTCGAGGTTTCAACTGATCACCCTTGGAAGTCAACAGGTTCGGATATCATCAAGTTCTAACACACTGCAGTAGTGAGAACAGGCAAGCAAAGATGGCATCCGTCCTGTGCCtcctcggcgtcctcctcgccgcggccatCGTGGTCACCAACAAGTGCGGGTACACCGTGTGGCCCGCGGCGCTGCCAGGCGGCGGCACGGTGCTCAACACCGGCGACTCGTGGTCCATCGACGTGCCGGCGGGGACGCGGAACGGCCGCGTGTGGGGCCGCATGGGGTGCAGCTTCATCGCCAACGGCACGCTGGGGCAGTGCCAGACGGGCGACTGTGGCGGCACGCTGGTAGTTCGGCAAGGTCGGGTTCTCGCCCGTCACGCTGGCCGAGTACTCGctcggcggcgggagcggcgccgACTACTTCGACATCTCCCTCGTCCACGGGTTCAACGCGCCCATGTCGTTCTtgcccagcggcggcggggccagcaGGTGCGCCCGCGGCGGGCCGTCGTGCCCCGTGCAGGAGATCGATCACCTTCAACTGCCCGTTCGAGCAGCGCGCCAAGGCCGGGTGCAACAACCCGTGCGACGGCAGGAGCGGCAGCTGCGGCCCGAACAACGGGACGGAGTACTTGAAGAAATCGAGCCCGCAGACGATCACGCACCACAGGGGCACGAGCAACACCAATCTACACGTGCCCGCCCGGGACAAACTACGAAATCACCTTCTGCCCATGAAATCCAGCTGAGCCACCGACCGAGCTAGTGATCTGATCGGTTTGGTCTTGGACTAGTAGTACGTGTGCCTAGCATACAGACAAGCTAAGTAGAAGCTCATCTGATGCTATATTGCTGAATAAAAACTAGACATTGTGTGTGCAATGGTATATACTTCTGTGATGTGTACTTAACTTATTGGATGTAAACGTACCTTTCCAATCAAGGAAAATCGTGAACGAATAAAGATGTGCATTTTGTGTGGAAATAGCTAGTGATGTACAATGGACGTTTCTGCGAGGAGCATGTAGTTTTTTGCTCCTGCGATCGTGTCACTGGTCGCGCGTATCTGTGTTCAACTTCAACAGCATTCGCACGAAACCTAGAGGCTGAAGCAGAGCATGGCAGGAATCGATGCCCATTGTCGGTAGGATTTGTAAGCCCGACTAATTTCAGTCGGGCTGGTGACCTAGCGAACCCGTACAAGTAACGATTAACGACTTGTGACGCGGCAATTAGGCACACCTCGTCGGTGACACTAGGTCTGGTTGTGGTTGTACGAACACTCAACACACATCTCGTCCACTGCTATTGCCGACTGCAGAATCGCACTCGCACGCAAGAAGACGAAATTGGAGTTTGCAAGTTTATATTTATGTAATCAGACCATTGTAATTTTGGACTTTCTATCCTCTCTTAGATGACATGGCAGCGCTCCTGCcttactttcaaaaaaaaaataaccgAAACGAAAAATTAGGGGCTTTGCTATAGTTCATTTGACTGGAAATAGACAATTTCTGATATTTCTGAGTCCATGCACGATGCATTTGGCGCTCTCTCTCGCTCGAAAGGTGTTTTCGACGGCCTAGGCTACATTTCGGCCCTGCCCACCACGAGCGAGCGCGGCCCGCCGTgcgggatttttttttacaaaaataattttGGGACAATACACAGTCGATTTTCGGGCCAATGAAGAACGCGATTTTTCCAGCAGCCCAAGTGGCCGACGTTtcggcccagcccagcccagcccagcttGAGTCCCTGACCCCGCCGGACCCTCGTAAACCCTAGTCCCCAATTCGCCCAACGTACCAACCTACCTACCaggccaccgccaccatcgccgcAAGTTCGCCGCTCCTCCGGGCTCCCGGCCTCCTGTCCCCCGCCGCCCTAACCCTAGCCGTAgccgccacccgccggcccGCCGTCGACTCGCGCCCGCGGCTACCGGCTTGCCGCTACCCGTCGGCCGTCGCCCGTCGAGCTCCATCCTCCCCGCGTGGCCTCGCCGAGTCGTCGACCTGCGGCagtgcagcgcctccatcttcACCGTCCGCCGTTCAACTGGTGCACGGGGGCAAGGTGCTTCTCCGGCCGGCTAGACGCCTGAAAAACTCCGACGGAGGAATCGTGCAACGTATGTCCCCGAGATCTCAGCTTCTCATTCCTCTTCTGCTTGTAATATATGTATTTCTATGTTTTGCTCATGTTGTTACTGTTGTTTTTCCCACTAGGCCAATACAGTGTattttatagttttatttcttatcTTGCTAAGTATTAGTCTGATGCTGGTTAGTTTTCCGTTTAAAATGCGATGCGCACTCTGCTTGTCATTCTGGTGGTCCTCCTTCCATTTGAGTTCTGTTTCTCTTCTAGCAATTATGACTTATGAGGAATGAAGATGCACCCTTCTGTTGTTTATGTTGTTATCAATCAATATGCAGAAGCTATTTTTTCCTTGTTTCTCACTCATTTTCCTTATTGATTCAAGCTAAACTATCTATTTAGTGGCCCATTATCAATGAATGTTTGATGAGTACACTATACCTGTTCAGTGACATTATTTAGTGACCGTTTTCCCCTTGTATtttattgatttttttccttgtaTTTCTCTTTCTTTACCAAAGTTTGGTTTTCCTCCAGGACACAAGGAAAACACCCTTTTCTTCAATCAGTACATAGTTGATTGACATATTGCTTTTTTTGGCTAGTGCCATATCTTGTGTTATCACAACAAGGCTAACAATTCATGTTGTACTATTAGGGTGCTGTGTCAGTTTTGAAGCTTTTCGCATGGATTCAGCAGCGCAAGACTTCCAACCCAGGACATTCTCCATCAAGCTGTGGCCACCAAGTGAAAGCACACGCCTCATGCTTGTAGAGAGGATGACGAAGAACCTGTCTTCCGAGTCCATATTTTCCCGCAAGTATGGACTTTTGGGCAAGGAAGAGGCTCATGAGAATGCTAAAAGGATTGAGCAGCTGTGCTTCACATCTGCAGATGAGCATTTCAAGATGGAACCTGATGGTGATGGGAGTTCTGCTGTCCAGCTATATGCTAAGGAAACTAGCAAGATGATGTTGGAAGTTCTTAAGAGAGGCCCAAGGACTGCTGCAGAATCAGAAGCACCAGTAgctgatgcacctcttgagcctgGTGATACTGTATTGGATATATCTGGTGGCAAGCGTGCCTTTATTGAGGCAGATGAAGCCAAGGAATTGCTGAGTCCACTTACCAAACCAGGAAACTCATATAAAAGGATTTTCTTTAGCAACAGGAGCTTTGGTGTTGATGCTGCTAATGTTGCTGGACCTATTCTCGAGTCAGTTAAGAATCAGCTTACAGAGGTAGATATATCTGATTTTGTTGCAGGAAGGCCTGAGGATGAAGCTCTTGATGTGATGCGCATATTCTCCAAAGCACTAGAGGGTTCTATACTAAGATATCTGAACATCTCTGACAATGCACTGGGTGAGAAGGGTGTCAGAGCATTCAGTGAGCTCCTGAAGTCACAGGAAAATCTGGAAGAACTCTATGTCATGAACGATGGCATATCAGAGGATGCTGCAAAAGCTCTTTCTGAGCTTATTCCTTCCACTGAGAAGCTTAAGGTTCTCCACTTCCATAACAACATGACTGGAGATGAAGGTGCTGTGTATGTTGCTGAGATGGTTAAACGGTCTCCAAATCTAGAGAGTTTCAGGTGCTCAGCAACAAGAATAGGATCTGATGGTGGCGTCGCTTTGTCCGAGGCATTAGGGACATGCACGCGTCTGAAGAAACTGGATCTCAGGGATAACTTGTTCGGTGTTGATGCAGGGATTGCTCTCAGCAAAACCCTTCCAAAGCTTCCTGATCTCGTTGAGCTTTACCTCAGCGACCTCAATCTTGAGAGTTGTACAGTAGCAATTGCCAATGCCCTCAAACAGTCAGCACCTCAGTTGGAAGTCCTTGAGTTGGCTGGAAATGAAATAAATGCCAAAGCAGCCCCAGCTGTAGCAGAATGCCTAACGGCCATGCAGTCACTCAAGAAGCTAACCTTGGCTGAGAATGAACTGAAGGATGAGGGTGCTGTGATTATCGCAAAATCATTGGAAGATGGCCACACAGATTTGAAGGAACTTGATGTAAGCACAAACATGCTTCAGAGGGTTGGAGCACGCTGCTTTGCACGGGCAGTTGCAAATAAACCTGGTTTTGTGCAACTGAACATCAATGGTAATTTCATCTCCGATGAAGGGATTGATGAGGTGAAAGACATTTTGAAGGCTGGCAAGAATTCGCTGGATGTACTGGGCTCACTAGATGAGAACGATCCTGAGGGGGAGCCTGATGatggtgatgaggaggaagatgatgaagatgcaGAGGATGGTGACGACGAGGACGGGCTTGATTCGAAGCTGCAGAATGTACAGGTGGATCGGGATGATTAACCATGCTTAGGTTTGGTCTAGTAATCTTCTGAATGTGCTAGGCTAGATTTTTAGTTATAAACAGATGCGCTGTGGCTCCACCTTTGTCGTTTCATGGAACCCTTTTGTAGCTTCTGAACTTCGGTATCTGTGTTGTCGCCATGTCGGGGTCAGGTGAAGCTCGCTTGAACTTGTTTTATGGGCCCTATTTAGTACTCCAACTTATTTGCTGTGATGTTTTGGGGCGCTTTGTTGGTTTATTTGGAATCCGTGCTGTTGTGGCATGCCTGGATGCTGCTATCTATTACTGAATTTCAGGATCACCTGAATTGCAaaatggcagttcttcctgtaACGCTGGGCAATGTTTCAACCCTGCTTTTGTTCAACTGGTAGTAGTTTCTGAAGTGTGCATTTTGGGTGCGTTGTACAAAGTTTGTGCTGCCCCGAAGTTTCATTCGGTAAGGTTGCTGTTGCAAAGTTCTTCCTGTAACCCCGCGCAAAGTTTGATCTGGAGTGCGAACCGGCCTCTgcaaaatcaaaatgacctccTCAGGCAGCAACTTCAACAATGATGAGTTCAAAAATAACTGAACTTGGAGATGGAAGCGTTAAATCCAAGTCAATTGAAAAGGAACCATCCTGATTGCACGATGGGTGACCATGCTTCATCTGTGTCAACACCTGATACGAAACTGCAATTAACAGCGCGTCACAATGTAACGAGTAGCGGCGACGCCGCAGGCTTGTAGTTCGGTATCTCGTGCTGCAGCCGCTGCTGAAATTTTGTGGAAACTCGCGGTTCGTTGGGTGGCTCTTCCGTCCTGCTCGGAGCGATCGTGTCCGCTGTCCAGCGCGTCGCGCACACTCGAACGCGAGCGACCGGCCTTCCTGCATTTGGGCCCTGCCCGGTCCACCCACGACAACCGCGCGCGAGCGAAAGCATGCCACCGGGCCATCTTTCGTTGGCTGCCCTCAGCTGGGTGGGCCTCGCGCACcgggaaaaagagagagagaaaaaagaacgCGCGGCGGCTACTAAGCAAGTGGGCCGTCGTAGACGCCTTGCTCGGCTGCCAGATTCGTAACTGATGGGCCGTTCGCATCCCTCGCCGCTttcccagcgccgccgccgctaccacAACCACCCGGCTGATACCAAGTTGGCGTGCCATGCCACGCTTCTTCAGCTCTTCTCCTCCAACATGCCCGGTAGAGGAGAAGTTCCTGCCGTGCCGTGGCAAAAACTTCCTCCGCCATTCAACCACAACCAGTGACTCGTCTCTTGTCGTATTGGTACGGGGAGTAAGGCGACAAGAGCCAGAATCATGGGCCGGGAGCCCGGCACCAGAATGAGAGTACTAGGGGCTAGTAGCTCACagatgtattttttttccctcttcatCATAAAATACAGATCAGTAATCACCAACAAATAGTCACTTGGTGCGAATACTGGTGCTCAGGATTAATAAAAACTACTACCAATAAATAGCATCTATCCGCAAACTAAATTCCAGTACTTTACAGCACATGTGGAATAACTAACCTTTGGTTCTGAAAACGATCCATACGAAAGCGACGGTTATTCATTTCACCTCTCGAATCACCGTGACCACAGCTGGCTGCTAAGACGCTGACGCGTCGAGAAAACGAAACGCGGCAAGGAAGTGAGGAACTCCTAACGGTCTTGAGCCTGAGCAGGGGAAAATGCCCGAGAGCTTTCACCTCGTACCACAAAGAGAGGACTAGTGGtactcccccctccctcccccgctaAATTAATTGGCTGAAGAGCCCAAAAGCCCTAAACAAAATTAACCCGCCGAAGAAGCCGTCAAAAGCCTGACGCGCTTCTCGCGAGAAAATTTCAAGGCGGTAGCCTgtgacggccggccggcgactgACCGACCCTCTGCGATTGGTTGATCACATGAGAAGCATGCCCGGGTTCTACTTCAGTTTCCCTCCTGAACCGGTCAATAGGAACCAGAGCTCACACGAAACTAGCGATGTCTACCTGATGGCTTTGGGTTGGGGGACCTTTCGCGTCTCATCTCCAGAGCCCGGGCACGAGGAGATGGCACCATACCGTGATGCGTCTTCTCAGTCAGTGTCAGGATCAAGATCAAGCAGGCAGCCGATGCACGATAATGCCAGTGGCGATGCCAAAAGACGCCATAATGtgtgtcatcctcctcctcgaaGGTGAATGCATTCCTTCACTCCACCCATTGCCGGTTGCACCGAAAAAGGACGGGACAAAACCTGGCAAGGCGACAAGGCCCCGGAGCTCCCCGTTCCGGCGAGAGCGGACAGTCACTGCGCGGTGGCGCTTCCAGTTTTTGCGGCAGTTTCAGGCCGCCCGAGCAGCTAGTAGCACCGATGCGGCGGGCGAGACCGACACGCTCACGTGGCCCTCGAGCGCGGGGTCGGCGAGgcacgcggccgcggccgccgaaaCAATTGATGATTCAGGGAAGCTGGGTCCTCTGCCTCGGAATGATGGCACCCTCCCGGTCGGATCAGGCTTTGCTTGCTGCAGCCTTTGCCGTGGTCCACCGCTCGCCGGGGAAGGAAGAAGGATCCAAAGTGTCGCGACGTTTTGGCACGGACCGGGGAGCGCGTGCCTGTCCTGCTGCTGCTACGAGTTGGTCGGATGGGTGAGCGAGTCCGACAAAGGCGACAACAGGGCATCAAACAGTTGATGCCTCTGTTCATCTCGGGGAATCGAGAACGTCCAACGCAAGAGCCTCACATTGAGATCGGAGAATGCGCCAGATGGAACCTGGAGGCTGGCCTGGAGTCGGGGTTAGCAGCTTGTGGATTTGGTTCGCGAGGAAAAAGTCCAGGGATTCAGAGATTCTTGGGGGCGAATGTCAGCTTCGCGACGCCCGTAGAATGCAGTTACATCGAATCACAAAGAGTTTAGCCGTCAGTTTAAAGTTAATGTGGTTGCACTTGTTGCTCGATCCAACAATGAATGCAAGCAAACACTCCCCAGCAATAACTGAACAGACACGTATCTTTCCTTCCTTTTTGTTGCTCAACTAATTTACAACAACAAATTACTACGACGACAAGGAGGAGGCGGCCTCCTCCAATCGCCTCCCCGGCGGGCTGCCGCCACCGCGGGGCAGCCCCTGGACCGAGCTAAGGAACGCGTAGCACAGCACCGTGAGCGCCACGGCAGGGAGCTTCCCGGCCACCAgcccgacgaggacgacggccaCCAGAACCAGACCAGCAGGAAACCGGCTTCCTGctctgccctcctcctcctcttcttcctccacgaCGAGGACCACCGACTGCGCGTCATCGATTTCTACCGGCGCCGCAACCATCTCCTCTATGCCCTCGCTGCGGCGAGAACCCCTCAAGGAATCCGGCTCTTCGGCAACGGCGGCTTCCGTTTGATTGGCCGTGCCACGGCGGGAATCTGAGGGATCCGCCGCGATGGCATtgccgcggcgcgcggaggcGTCGGCTGCGTCGCCGTCGCTGCGGAAAGAACCTGGGGAATCCGCTTCCTTGCTCTTGCGGCCCTTGTTCAGCTTCTTGGCGCTGGCGATCAGCTTCTTCTTCCATGAACGCTTCTTCGCCTTCGAGCTGCTCGATTCGTCGAGGGCGCCGCCGCTCTTTTCCTCGGCGGAGAGGATGGAGGCCTCGCTTCCCCTGTCGGTGTCCGAGCAGCTCAGCCGCGGCGGTCCCGTCTCCGCGTCCACCTCCCGGATCGGCGAGACGCGCCCGCGGCCGTCCAGGCAAATCCgcctctccgtcgccgccgggcgcggccgTGGGCGCAGGGAGGACCTCACGGACTCGAGCAGGAAGAGCgagaaggaggcggcggtgacggccgCAACCACCTTCTTGCTCCAGATCACGAGGAGCGCGAGGGACACCACGCCGCTAACCGCGAGGAAGCCCAAGCCGAGggcgaagccgccgccgcggcctttgCCGCGGCGGGCGTGCGGGGCCGGCGGGAGGTCGGGCCTCGGCCGATCCGACGGCGagacggcggccgccgggggagTCGGAGGCGGAGAGGCAGGCGGCGGGGATGTCGAGGGCGAAGgggaaacggaggaagtaggcgaagcggcggcggcggcggcgctgcgcttCCCGCGCTTGGAGGACGGGGAAGGCTGCTTCTTGAGGCGGCCATGGTTCTTGACGACCAGGTCGGCGAGGGAGGTGGGGAAGCCGGTCTGGACGGGGAGGGGCCCGGCGCGGGAGgggcggagcgcggcgaggaggcggccgaggcggccggACGGGCGTTCCTTCGGCGGGCTGGGCATCGGcggccgcgcccgtcgccggcgagcatAGGAGGACGCCGGCGCGCGGGCCGGGGCGGGGCCGCGGGGGTGAGATTGGGAGGGGAGAGGGGGGTTCCTGGCTTTCTGGTTGGGTTTGGTGCTCTGGGTTGGTGACTTGGGTGGCCGAGTTCGTCTCCGCTTTTTGGGCGTGCGGAGACCGAGGAGAATAGGAGGGGGGCGCGACCGCGCGAGTGGGTTTTGTTTTcgttcaaactttttttttcctccggtGTCTCTTTTGGATGGAGGACAGGTTGGTTTTTTGTTGGCTAAATTTGAAATGGGTGAAAGGGAAGCGTGTTTGGGATGCTTTTGCAGGGAGCGGTTGAGCATGAGGATGACcgtttttttaaaacaaaaaacGGGAACGTGTGTGTTATTTAAAAGCATTATATGCATAACTATCTTGCAAGAAAATATCACGAGGTTTTATGATAACACCATTTTGAGCAATCCAATCCAAATACTATCATTTTTTGCTGCACCATATACCACGTGGGTAGATTCACAACCATACAAAAATCAAGACGATTGCAACCGATATGGTCATCAAGATCTCTTTCCAATGATCGTCATCAATGATGGAGGAAAGGAAAAGCGGCACCGCTCGGTTCTTATACCTCAAGCGGCGTCGTACTCATTTCCTCTTTCTTGAAGTCATTGTAGGTTCAATAGTCATTTTTGATCGAGTATGATCTTGTAGGGCATTAAATTTTCCAAATTTAGAAAATTTCTAATAAGCTGAATGACATGAAACATTTTGAAGTACTTAGATCAATTTGGCAGCAATGTTGTTCTTTACAACAATAATATAAAACTGGATCAAAAGGGGAATACCAGTTGGCAAATAAAATGGAAGTTTAATTACCAGTTTTCTGCTAGTTAAGCCTTCAATGTCAATCCATCATACTCGTCGTTATTTGGGCAACGATGGCATGCTT is a genomic window containing:
- the LOC117839168 gene encoding RAN GTPase-activating protein 2, with the protein product MDSAAQDFQPRTFSIKLWPPSESTRLMLVERMTKNLSSESIFSRKYGLLGKEEAHENAKRIEQLCFTSADEHFKMEPDGDGSSAVQLYAKETSKMMLEVLKRGPRTAAESEAPVADAPLEPGDTVLDISGGKRAFIEADEAKELLSPLTKPGNSYKRIFFSNRSFGVDAANVAGPILESVKNQLTEVDISDFVAGRPEDEALDVMRIFSKALEGSILRYLNISDNALGEKGVRAFSELLKSQENLEELYVMNDGISEDAAKALSELIPSTEKLKVLHFHNNMTGDEGAVYVAEMVKRSPNLESFRCSATRIGSDGGVALSEALGTCTRLKKLDLRDNLFGVDAGIALSKTLPKLPDLVELYLSDLNLESCTVAIANALKQSAPQLEVLELAGNEINAKAAPAVAECLTAMQSLKKLTLAENELKDEGAVIIAKSLEDGHTDLKELDVSTNMLQRVGARCFARAVANKPGFVQLNINGNFISDEGIDEVKDILKAGKNSLDVLGSLDENDPEGEPDDGDEEEDDEDAEDGDDEDGLDSKLQNVQVDRDD
- the LOC117836518 gene encoding uncharacterized protein, encoding MPSPPKERPSGRLGRLLAALRPSRAGPLPVQTGFPTSLADLVVKNHGRLKKQPSPSSKRGKRSAAAAAASPTSSVSPSPSTSPPPASPPPTPPAAAVSPSDRPRPDLPPAPHARRGKGRGGGFALGLGFLAVSGVVSLALLVIWSKKVVAAVTAASFSLFLLESVRSSLRPRPRPAATERRICLDGRGRVSPIREVDAETGPPRLSCSDTDRGSEASILSAEEKSGGALDESSSSKAKKRSWKKKLIASAKKLNKGRKSKEADSPGSFRSDGDAADASARRGNAIAADPSDSRRGTANQTEAAVAEEPDSLRGSRRSEGIEEMVAAPVEIDDAQSVVLVVEEEEEEEGRAGSRFPAGLVLVAVVLVGLVAGKLPAVALTVLCYAFLSSVQGLPRGGGSPPGRRLEEAASSLSS